The window CGCCTGTATCGATCCGGCGAAACCCTGGCGACGGAGGGCGCCCCCGCGGAGGCCGCCCCCTCGCCGTTCGCGATCCCCTGAAGGCCCAGGCTCCCCATGCGGACGCTTCACCTGCGCTTCCCGGAAGCCGATCGCTCGCATCCGATCCTCATCGACTCAGGCCTCCTGGATCGATGCGGAGAGCTCCTGGTGAGGGCCGGGCTGGGAGGGCCGGTCGCCCTGATCAGCGATGCGATGGTGATGGCGCATCAGGGGGAGCGGGTGCGACAGGCCCTCCATCAAGCCGGGATCCCCTTCGTGGAGCTCGTCCTGCCGCCGGGGGAAGGGACCAAAACCCTCTCCACCGCCGCCGATCTCTACCGCCAGCTCGTCCGGGCCGGCCTGGGGCGGGATGGAACGCTCCTCGCCGCAGGCGGCGGCGTGATCCTGGACCTGGCGGGCTTCGTCGCCGCCACATATATGCGGGGGATCCCTTTCGTCAGCGCGCCCACCACCCTCCTGGCGATGGTGGACGCGGCCATCGGGGGCAAGGTGGGAGTGGATCTCCCGGAGGGGAAGAACCTGGTGGGGGCCTTCTACCCGCCCCGGCTGCTCCTGATTGACCCCACCGCGCTGGACACCCTCCCGACATCGGAGTGGCGCCACGGGATGGCGGAGGTGGTGAAAGCCGCCCTCATCGGGGATCCCGAGCTGTGGGAGCAATTGCGCGCGGCGCCTGCGCGCTGGGCGCAACCGCCGGAAGGCCCGGAGCGGCTGGAGCTGTTGGAGCGGGCCATCGCCGTGAAGGCGCGGATCGTGGAGCGGGATCCGTGGGAGACGCAGGGGGAGCGCGAGCAGCTGAACCTGGGGCACACCTTCGGGCACGCCTTCGAGCGCCTGAGCGGCTACCGCGTGCCCCACGGGGAGGCGGTGGCCACCGGCATGCGAGCGGCCGCCGCCCTCTCGGCGCGGCTGGGCCTGCTGGAGACGCCGGATCTCCCGCAGGAGCTGGAGAAGCTCCTCCAGGGACTGGGATTGCCGACCCGCTGGCAAGCCTGGCTGTCCGGCTACGGGATCCAGGCGACACCCGAGGAAGTGATCGAGGCGATGGGGACTGACAAGAAGCGCCGGGCGGGGCGCTTGCGCTTCGTGCTCCTTCACCGGCCCGGCCTCGTGCGCACCTATGGGGATGTGCCGGCGGAAGCGGTGCGCCAGGCCCTGATGGAGACCGCGTAAGGCCTGCTCCCGAGGAGACGGAAGCGGTGAACTACGAAGCCTTCGCCGAGTTCTACGATCGGTTCTTCGGGGATTTCCTGGACGATCTCGCGTTCTATCAGGGCTACGCGGAGCGGGCCGGATCCCCGTTGCTGGAGGTGGGCTGCGGCACCGGCCGGCTCACCGTGCCCCTGGCCGCCGCCGGCTTCCACCTGACGGGGCTGGAGGCCGCGGGGGCGATGCTGGAGCGGGCCCGGGCGCGGGCGGAGGCCGCCGGCGTGGCCGACCGCATCCGCTGGGTCCAGGGCGACGCGGTCCGGGGCGTCCCGGACGGCCCTTATCCGATGGCCTTCATTCCCCTCAACACCTTTCTCCACTTCGATTCCCTGGAGGCCCAGCAGGCGGTCCTGCGCCATCTGCACCGCGCCCTGGAGCCGGGAGGGTTCCTGCTCCTGGACTGCCTGAACCCGGACGCGGCGTTCCTGGCCGAGCACGGCCAGGTGGTCCTGCGCGGGTGGCAGGAGGAAGGCTCCTCCCTCCTGCTCTGGTTCGAAGCGCGGCGGGTGGACGCAGCCGCCCAGCGCCTGGAGCTGGTGATCCTGGTGGAGATCCTGAACCCCGATGGGACATGGCGACGCTGGGCCTTCCCCAGCTCGATGCGCTTCGTATGGCCCGGGGAGCTGCGGCTTCTGCTGGAAGGATGCGGCTTCACGGTGGAGGCGATGTTCGGGAGCTACGACCTGAGCCCCTACCGCGAGGACAGCCCCCAGATGCTGGTGGTGGCCCGACGGCGCTGAGCGGAGCCCTCCGGCAGGCGGCTCTCCTGTTTCCCATCATTGAGAGCCCGTGGGATCCGTGTTACACTTCCTCTGAAACTTCCGAAAGCCAGGCAGGTCACCGCCGTTCGATGGAGGATGCGCTGAACCGCCACCATCCGCCCCCGTCGCCCACCCCGGCGATGCGGGCTTATCTGGCCGAGATCTACCGGCTCGGCGAGGGGGAGCCGGTGCGGGCCACCCAGCTGGCCCGCCGGCTGGACGTCACCCTCACCGCGGCCGTCCGCATGCTCAACCGCCTGGAGTCCCACGGCTGGATCCAGCGGACCCGCCACGGGATCCGGTTGACGGAGACGGGGGAACGGGAGGCGCTGCGAAGCATCCGCCGGCATCGCATCCTGGAAGCCTTCCTGAGCCGGGTGCTGGGGATCGGATGGGAGGAAGTGCACGCCCTGGCGGATCGCCTGGACCCGGCGGTGGACGAGGCGCTGTGCGAGCGGATGTATGAAGTGGCCGGCCGCCCGTCCCACTGCCCCCACGGGGATCCTATTCCCACGCCGGAGGGATGGATCCCGCCCCTCGGGGACGTCCCCTTGAGCGAGATCCCCATCGGCGCCCGAGGGCGCATCACGCGGGTCAAAACCGAAGATGCCGAACAGCTACGCTATCTGGGGTCCCTCGGGCTGGTCCCTGGCGTTCCCTTCGAGCTGGTCGCCCGGGCGCCGTTCAACGGCCCCCTGCGGCTCCGGCTTCCGCAACACGATGTGATCATCGGGCCCGAGCTGGCCCAGCACCTGCGGGTGATCCTGGAGCCGGAGCCCTCCGGGGCCTCCTCCTGAATCTCCTCGCCGGAGGCTGCGATGATCGCCCCTCGCCGGCTCTTCATCGAGGATCGGGGGCTTCCCCTGCACCTCACCCTCTACGAGGCGGAGCCGGGGGCGCCGACCCTGATCTTCATCCACGGGATGACCGCCCACGCCGGTTTCTACACAGAGATGATCCCGGGGCGCGATTACCTGCGCGCCCTGGCGGAGGCCGGCTTCCACGTCATCGGCCTGGATCTCCAGGGCCACGGCCGGAGCGGAGGGCGACGCGGGGATTTCACCTACGCGGACGCCATCCGCAACATCCGTCGCGCGGTGGACTTCGCGCTCATGCATTTCGGCGGGCCGGTGGGGATCACCGGCTCGAGCATGGGCGGTATCCTGGCCTTCTACGCCGCCCTGGAGGAGCCTCGCATCCGCGCCGCCGTGTGTCACAACGTGCTGGACCTGCGGGACATCCGCCCTGCCCTTTACCTGCGCCGCCATTTCGTCCTGGTGCCTCTGGCCCGAGCGGCGCGGCCGCTGCGGGGGATCCTGGGTGGGCTGCCGGTGCCGGTGCGCGCGTTCCTGGAGCCCTCCCACGTCTTCGAGCGGCCGGAGAACCTCCGGCGCTGGCAGGCGGACCCCCTCTGCGTGTGGGCTTACCGGCTACGGACGTGGCTTTCGGTTTTCCTGGATCCTTCGGACAAGCCTCCCATCGAGGCCATGGCCACGCCGGTCCGCATCCTGGTCGGGGAGCGGGATCGGATCCTTTCCGCCGATCTCCATCGGGATTTCGCCGCACGGCTGCGATGTCGTAAAGATCTGGTGATCCTGCCAGGAGCAGGACACATGCTCCCGCTGGAGTATCTCGAGCAAACCGTCCCGCTGGTGGCCGAGTGGTTCCGGGAACATCTGCGCTGAGGGGCAACCCTTCGATGGAGATCCGGGTGGCGGTCAAAGGGGGAGGCGATCTGGGGACGGGGGCCATCCTGCGGCTCCACCGGGCCGGCTTCCGGGTCTGGGTCACGGAGCTCCCGCAACCCCTGGCCATCCGCCGGGCGGTGGCGGTGGCCAGCGCGGTCTATGAGGGTGCCATTTCCATTGAGGGCCACACCGCCCGGCGCGTGGAAGATCCCGAGATGTTCCCCCTCCTCTGGGCCCGGGGGGAGATCCCCGTCCTGGTGGATCCGCTGGGGGACAGCATCCGGCGGCTTCGGCCGGAGGTGGTGGTGGACGCGATCATGGCCAAGCGCAACACCGGCACCGCCATCACCGATGCGCCGGTGGTGGTGGCCCTGGGGCCGGGCTTCACCGCCGGGGTGGATTGCCACGCTGTGGTCGAGACGGCCCGCGGCCACGACCTGGGACGGGTTTACTACCAGGGGAGCGCCCTCCCCAACACCGGGATCCCCGGCCTCATCGGCGGCCACGATGTCCTGCGGGTCCTGCGAGCCCCCCGGGCCGGGCGCTTCCGGGCGGTCCGTCGCATCGGAGACCGCGTGGAGGCGGGGGAGATCGTGGCCTATGTGGAGGAAGAACCCGTCCGGACGGCCATCGCCGGGGTGCTGCGGGGGATCCTGGCCGACGGCCTGGAGGTGGTCCCTGGGATGAAAGTGGGGGACGTCGACCCCCGGGCGGAGGTTCGGCATTGCTTCACCGTATCCGACAAGGCGTGGGCGGTCGGGGGCGGGGTGCTGGAGGCGGTGCTCTGCCTTCTGCGGGCGCGGGGCATGTTGCCGTGGGCGTGAGCGATCCTCGTATCCGGAGGCACGCGATGTGGATCCGTGTGGCCGCTCTGGAGGAGATCCCGGTGGGCACGGCGAGGGTGTTCACGGTGGAGGGTCGGCGGATCGCCCTGACCCGGGTGGGAGATCAAGTGTTCGCGTTCGGGGATGTGTGCACGCATGATGACGGACCCCTGGCGGAGGGGAAGCTGGAAGGCTATGTCATCCAGTGCCCGCGCCACGGGGCCCGCTTTGACATCCGGACCGGTCGGGTCCTCCGGCTGCCCGCTGTGGTTCCCATCCCGGTCTATGAGGTTCGGGTGGACGCTGAGGGCGTGTGGGTGAACCCGGAGCCGATGCGAGGTCGTTGAGATGGACGGGACGGTGGTGGCCATCCTGCACGCGGATCTTTACACCCCCACCCGGCGCATCCCGGATGGGGCGATCGTGTTCGGGGATGGGCGGATCCTGGCCCTGGGCCCCACGCGGGAGGTGGAGATCCCGACGGGGGCCCGCCGCATCGACGCCGGGGGTCGGCCGGTCACGCCCGGTCTGATCGATCTCCACGTGCACGGCGTGGAGGGCCGGGACATGTTCGGGCCGGAGCTGGCGGAGGCCGCGCGGCGGCTCCCCCGCTACGGCGTCACCGCCTTCGTCCCCACCACCCTGACCCTCCCCGAAGCGGAGGTTCTGGAGCGGCTGCAGGCCATGGCCCGGGTGATCCAGGCCCCGCCGCCCGGGGCCCGCATCCTCGGGATCCACATCGAGGGCCCGCACCTTTCGCCGAAGCGCCCGGGGATGGCCAACCCGGCCTGGTTTCGGCCGCTGACCCCGGAGGCGGTGGCCCGCTATCAGGAGGCGGCCGGCGGGCATATCCTCCTCTGGACCTTCGCGCCGGAGGAGGGGGAAGCGATGGCCGCCATCCCGGCCCTGCTCGCCCGGGGGATCGTCCCGGTGATCGGGCACAGCGACGCCACCTACGAGCAGGCGATGGAGGCCATCCGCCGGGGCGTCCGGCAGGTGACTCATTTCTTTAATGCCATGCGACCCTTCCATCATCGGGAGCCGGGCCTGTTCGCGGCCGCTCTCCTGGAGCCCGGAGTGATCGCCCAGGTGATCGCCGATGGGCACCATGTGCATCCGGCGGCCCTCCGGCTGCTGTTCCGGGTCAAGGGGGCCGCGGGGGTGGCCCTGATCAGCGACGCCGCCCCCTTAGCCGGCCTGCCGCCGGGGCGTTACACCTGGCTGGGCTACGAGGTGATCGTGGCCGACGGGCGCTGCCAGACCCCGGAGGGCACCCTGGCGGGCTCGGCCGCCCTGATGAACGAGGGCCTGCGGGTGCTGATCGAGGAGGCGGGCATCGATCCCCTCGATGCGGTGCGCAGCGCCACCCTCACCCCCGCCCGCGCCCTGGGGCTGCGAGGGCTGGGCCAGCTCCGCCGCGGCGCCTTCGCCGACCTGGTCCTGTGGGAGCGCTGGGGAACGCCCGGGGCCGTCTGGATCCACGGGGAGCAGGTGGTGTAAGATGGGCGTCGCCTCCATCCCCGGACGAGATCCTCAAGCGGGGAGGGGACCGTGACCGCTCGCGCAGCGATCCATGACCTCGACCTGGATCGCTGGGAGGAATACGAGGACATCCTCACAGACAGCCTGTGGCTGCTGGGGCCCCGGGCGAACCACGGCATGCACACCCCAGAATACTGGGGGAATTTCGTCCCGCAGATCCCCTATCAGGCCATGCGCCGCTTCACCCGGCGGGGGGAGCTGGTCCTGGATCCCTTCATGGGCCTGGGCACCACCCTCATCGAGGCCAAGCGCCTGGGCCGCCACGCCATCGGGGTGGAGCTGGTCCCCGGGGTGGCGGAACGGGCCCGCTGGCTGATCAGCCTGGAGAGCAACCCTTACGGGGTCCAGACCGAGATCCTGATTGGGGACAGTGCGGATCCCGCCACGGCTGAGCGGGTGCGGGAGATAATGGCGCGCTGGGGGTTCTCAGGGGCTCAACTCCTGATCCTGCATCCGCCCTACCACGACATCATCCGGTTCAGCGAGGACCCGCGGGATCTCTCCAACGCCCCCACGGAGGAGGCGTTCTACGCGGCCTTCGAACGGGTGGTGGCGAACTTCGCCCCCCTGCTGGAACCGGGTCGCTTCCTGGTGCTGGTGATCGGGGACAAATACGCCCGGGGGGAGTGGATCCCCCTGGGCTTCCGGACGATGGAGCGCGTGCTGCGCCACGGGTTCCGCCTCAAAAGCATTTGCGTCAAAGACATCCAGGAAAACCGGGGCAAGCGAGGCCAGCATCACCTGTGGCGATATCGCGCCCTGAAGGGGCGCTTCTATATCTTCAAGCACGAATACGTCATGTTCTTCGAACGACGGGGAAGGTAAGGGGGAACGATGAGCCGGGGCCCGGCCTTCCTGTTCGATCTGGATGGCACCCTGGTGGACAGCGTGTATCAACACGTGCTGGCGTGGCGGGAGGCCCTGGAGGCGGTGGGGATCTCCCTCTCCGTCTGGCGGATCCACCGCCGCATCGGCATGAGCGGGGGGTTGCTGTTGCGGGCCCTGCTGCGGGAGACCGGGCGGGAGGTGACGCCGGAGGAGGTCCACCGGATCCAGGAGCAGCACGCGGAGGCCTTCGCCCGGCTGCTCCCCCAGGTGCGCCCGCTCCCGGGGGCCCGGGAGCTCCTCGAAGCCCTCACCCGGGCCGGCATTCCCTGGGCCATCGCCACCAGCGGCCGCCGCGACGTGGCCCGCCCCCTTCTGGAGCTATTGGGAGTCGATGAGGGGATCCCGGTGATCACCCGGGAGGATGTGCAATACGCCAAGCCGGACCCCGATCTCTTCCTCGCGGCGGCGGCCCGCCTGGGGGTCCCGATCCCTGAGTGCGTGGTGGTGGGCGACAGCGTCTGGGACATGCTGGCAGCAAGGCGGGCGGGCGCCCTCAGCGTGGGCTTGCTGTCAGGCGGCTACGGTCGAGAGGAACTGGAGCGCGCAGGAGCGTATCGGGTGTATGAGGACCCCGCGGACCTGCTGCGCCACCTGGACGAGGTGGGCGTTCGCTGAGCCGGGCGATGCGGATCGGCATCGACGTCCAGGCCACACGGGGGCAGAGGACCGGCATCGGTGTATACGCGGACCGGCTGCTTCGGGCGCTGCTGCGGGTGGCCCCCCAGCACGAATACGTGCCTTTGTCCTGGGAACGGGAAGGGGAGCTGCGCACCGACCAGCGGCTGCGCTGGCAGCAGTGGCTGTTGCCCCGGCGGGCCCGCGCCGCCGGCGTGGATCTGCTGCACGTGCCGGGGTTCGACGCCCCGCGCTGGCGGCCCTGCCCGGTGGTCCTGACCGTCCATGACCTCATCGGCCTGCTGTTCCCGGAGCAGCTCCCGCCCATCTCCCGCCTCTACTGGGCCTGGTGGCTGCCCCGCAGCCTGTGCTGGGCGGACCACCTGATCGCCGACTCTTCGCACACCGCCCGGGATCTGGAGCGCCGGCTGGGGATCCCCCCGGAGCGGATCACCGTGATCCCCCTGGGGGTGGATGAGCGCTTCCATCCCGAGATCCCCCCGGAGGCCCGGGAAGCGGCCCGACGGAAATACGGCCTGGCCTTCCCGGTGATCCTCTACGTGGGAACCCTCGGGCCTCGCAAGGGGCTGGACACCCTGGTGGCGGCCTTCGGGCGGATCGCCGGTCGCATCCCCCATCATCTGGTCCTGGCCGGAAAGCCCGGCTGGTGGGTCGATCGGCTGCTTCGGGAGATCCGGGCCCTGGGGCTGACGGAGCGCGTGCATCTTTTGGGATACGTCCCGGAGGAGGACCTGCCCGCCCTCTACCGCCTGGCGGACGTGTTCGCGTATCCCTCGCGGTATGAGGGTTTTGGGCTGCCGCCGCTGGAGGCGATGGCATGCGGGACGCCCGTGGTGTGCGCGGACGCGGCCAGCCTGCCCGAGGTCGTGGGGGACGCCGCCCTGCGGGTCCCGCCGGGGGATCCCGAGGCCTGGGCGGCGGCCCTCCTCCGGGTCCTGGAGGACGCATCCCTTCGCCGGCGCCTGCAGGAGGAGGGGCCGGCCCGGGCCCGACAGTTCACCTGGGAGGAGACCGCCCGGCGCACCCTCCGCGTCTACGAACAGGTGGCCGGCCGGTGATCGAGGCTTCCTCGATCTAACGCACGTGGGCTTCTCGAACCTCCCGCACCGGATCGCCCGGATAGACGCCGTAGCGGGCTTCGGTCTGGGCCCGAATGTGATCCAGTTCGGTCAGGATCCGGAGCGCTCCGGGTTGAGGGGTCGGTCGGCAGCCCGGAAGCGGCGGATGTTCCACCTGTCTGGACTTCAGGAAACGGATGAAGTCCAGGACCTCCAGGATGCGATCCTCCGCTAATCCTTCCAATCTCGCCGCTTCACAGAAAACGCACCGCCCCGATGTAGGGCAGGTGGCGGTAGTGCTCCGCCCAGTCGATCCCGTAGCCCACCACGAAAAGATCCGGGATCTCAAAGCCCCGGTAGTCCACGGGGACGGGGACCTGGCGGCGATACGGCTTGTCTAAGAGCACGGCGGTGCGCAGGCTGCGCGGGCCCTGGCTCCGCAAATGGGCCTGCAAATACTGCAACGTCAACCCCGTGTCCACAATGTCCTCCACCAGCAACACATCCCGATCGGTGACCGGGGCGTTGAGATCCTTCAGGATGCGGACCACCCCCGAGGTCTCGGTGGCCGTCCCGTAGCTGGAGCAGGCGATGAAATCCACCTGAGCCCGCACCCC is drawn from Thermoflexus hugenholtzii and contains these coding sequences:
- the aroB gene encoding 3-dehydroquinate synthase yields the protein MRTLHLRFPEADRSHPILIDSGLLDRCGELLVRAGLGGPVALISDAMVMAHQGERVRQALHQAGIPFVELVLPPGEGTKTLSTAADLYRQLVRAGLGRDGTLLAAGGGVILDLAGFVAATYMRGIPFVSAPTTLLAMVDAAIGGKVGVDLPEGKNLVGAFYPPRLLLIDPTALDTLPTSEWRHGMAEVVKAALIGDPELWEQLRAAPARWAQPPEGPERLELLERAIAVKARIVERDPWETQGEREQLNLGHTFGHAFERLSGYRVPHGEAVATGMRAAAALSARLGLLETPDLPQELEKLLQGLGLPTRWQAWLSGYGIQATPEEVIEAMGTDKKRRAGRLRFVLLHRPGLVRTYGDVPAEAVRQALMETA
- a CDS encoding class I SAM-dependent methyltransferase — its product is MNYEAFAEFYDRFFGDFLDDLAFYQGYAERAGSPLLEVGCGTGRLTVPLAAAGFHLTGLEAAGAMLERARARAEAAGVADRIRWVQGDAVRGVPDGPYPMAFIPLNTFLHFDSLEAQQAVLRHLHRALEPGGFLLLDCLNPDAAFLAEHGQVVLRGWQEEGSSLLLWFEARRVDAAAQRLELVILVEILNPDGTWRRWAFPSSMRFVWPGELRLLLEGCGFTVEAMFGSYDLSPYREDSPQMLVVARRR
- a CDS encoding metal-dependent transcriptional regulator → MEDALNRHHPPPSPTPAMRAYLAEIYRLGEGEPVRATQLARRLDVTLTAAVRMLNRLESHGWIQRTRHGIRLTETGEREALRSIRRHRILEAFLSRVLGIGWEEVHALADRLDPAVDEALCERMYEVAGRPSHCPHGDPIPTPEGWIPPLGDVPLSEIPIGARGRITRVKTEDAEQLRYLGSLGLVPGVPFELVARAPFNGPLRLRLPQHDVIIGPELAQHLRVILEPEPSGASS
- a CDS encoding alpha/beta hydrolase; this encodes MIAPRRLFIEDRGLPLHLTLYEAEPGAPTLIFIHGMTAHAGFYTEMIPGRDYLRALAEAGFHVIGLDLQGHGRSGGRRGDFTYADAIRNIRRAVDFALMHFGGPVGITGSSMGGILAFYAALEEPRIRAAVCHNVLDLRDIRPALYLRRHFVLVPLARAARPLRGILGGLPVPVRAFLEPSHVFERPENLRRWQADPLCVWAYRLRTWLSVFLDPSDKPPIEAMATPVRILVGERDRILSADLHRDFAARLRCRKDLVILPGAGHMLPLEYLEQTVPLVAEWFREHLR
- the yqeB gene encoding selenium-dependent molybdenum cofactor biosynthesis protein YqeB, which produces MEIRVAVKGGGDLGTGAILRLHRAGFRVWVTELPQPLAIRRAVAVASAVYEGAISIEGHTARRVEDPEMFPLLWARGEIPVLVDPLGDSIRRLRPEVVVDAIMAKRNTGTAITDAPVVVALGPGFTAGVDCHAVVETARGHDLGRVYYQGSALPNTGIPGLIGGHDVLRVLRAPRAGRFRAVRRIGDRVEAGEIVAYVEEEPVRTAIAGVLRGILADGLEVVPGMKVGDVDPRAEVRHCFTVSDKAWAVGGGVLEAVLCLLRARGMLPWA
- a CDS encoding non-heme iron oxygenase ferredoxin subunit — translated: MWIRVAALEEIPVGTARVFTVEGRRIALTRVGDQVFAFGDVCTHDDGPLAEGKLEGYVIQCPRHGARFDIRTGRVLRLPAVVPIPVYEVRVDAEGVWVNPEPMRGR
- the nagA gene encoding N-acetylglucosamine-6-phosphate deacetylase; translated protein: MDGTVVAILHADLYTPTRRIPDGAIVFGDGRILALGPTREVEIPTGARRIDAGGRPVTPGLIDLHVHGVEGRDMFGPELAEAARRLPRYGVTAFVPTTLTLPEAEVLERLQAMARVIQAPPPGARILGIHIEGPHLSPKRPGMANPAWFRPLTPEAVARYQEAAGGHILLWTFAPEEGEAMAAIPALLARGIVPVIGHSDATYEQAMEAIRRGVRQVTHFFNAMRPFHHREPGLFAAALLEPGVIAQVIADGHHVHPAALRLLFRVKGAAGVALISDAAPLAGLPPGRYTWLGYEVIVADGRCQTPEGTLAGSAALMNEGLRVLIEEAGIDPLDAVRSATLTPARALGLRGLGQLRRGAFADLVLWERWGTPGAVWIHGEQVV
- a CDS encoding DNA methyltransferase, producing the protein MTARAAIHDLDLDRWEEYEDILTDSLWLLGPRANHGMHTPEYWGNFVPQIPYQAMRRFTRRGELVLDPFMGLGTTLIEAKRLGRHAIGVELVPGVAERARWLISLESNPYGVQTEILIGDSADPATAERVREIMARWGFSGAQLLILHPPYHDIIRFSEDPRDLSNAPTEEAFYAAFERVVANFAPLLEPGRFLVLVIGDKYARGEWIPLGFRTMERVLRHGFRLKSICVKDIQENRGKRGQHHLWRYRALKGRFYIFKHEYVMFFERRGR
- a CDS encoding HAD family phosphatase, which translates into the protein MSRGPAFLFDLDGTLVDSVYQHVLAWREALEAVGISLSVWRIHRRIGMSGGLLLRALLRETGREVTPEEVHRIQEQHAEAFARLLPQVRPLPGARELLEALTRAGIPWAIATSGRRDVARPLLELLGVDEGIPVITREDVQYAKPDPDLFLAAAARLGVPIPECVVVGDSVWDMLAARRAGALSVGLLSGGYGREELERAGAYRVYEDPADLLRHLDEVGVR
- a CDS encoding glycosyltransferase family 1 protein; translated protein: MRIGIDVQATRGQRTGIGVYADRLLRALLRVAPQHEYVPLSWEREGELRTDQRLRWQQWLLPRRARAAGVDLLHVPGFDAPRWRPCPVVLTVHDLIGLLFPEQLPPISRLYWAWWLPRSLCWADHLIADSSHTARDLERRLGIPPERITVIPLGVDERFHPEIPPEAREAARRKYGLAFPVILYVGTLGPRKGLDTLVAAFGRIAGRIPHHLVLAGKPGWWVDRLLREIRALGLTERVHLLGYVPEEDLPALYRLADVFAYPSRYEGFGLPPLEAMACGTPVVCADAASLPEVVGDAALRVPPGDPEAWAAALLRVLEDASLRRRLQEEGPARARQFTWEETARRTLRVYEQVAGR
- the hpt gene encoding hypoxanthine phosphoribosyltransferase is translated as MRPHRIERLIGAEELAARVRELAAQISADYRGQELLVVGVLKGAFVFCADLLRHLEGVRAQVDFIACSSYGTATETSGVVRILKDLNAPVTDRDVLLVEDIVDTGLTLQYLQAHLRSQGPRSLRTAVLLDKPYRRQVPVPVDYRGFEIPDLFVVGYGIDWAEHYRHLPYIGAVRFL